A single region of the Massilia sp. erpn genome encodes:
- a CDS encoding cytochrome P450, with protein MSDTSTLAITPGTEQPVQLKYSRTIADLPGPKPSPFFGNLLQLDRKRIHVTVENWIRQFGPIFRFKILNHNVVVVSDYAVVSSLLRERPAGFRRHQAGVTIMKELKIDGVFGAEGEAWRRQRKLVMRGMNAEVVRNFFPTMVSMTERLMLRWRTALEAGKPVNVHRDLKAMSLDVIVALAMGFDLNAMDSDGNQLQRDIDGLFMRLGQRMNAIFPHWRHVRLPRDRDADASAGRIEFAVTDFIQKTRERIKNNPHLRQKPGNMLEAMIVASEEDGNDFTDQELIGNAITAVLGGEDTTANSIAWLINNLVQNPAAAAKLAAEADAVLGENRFIQDWEMLSELTYLDASHNESQRLKSVAPVFGLVSNEDCVVADTFFPKNTVVFASAVGASFDENHFPQSSQFLPERWIFDEKPDEGNDPNRKLFPFGGGTRLCPGRFLALTEIRMVIAMLMRNFELEPDPKALPVKEVMNFFMVPSGVPVRLKLRA; from the coding sequence ATGTCGGATACTTCCACACTGGCCATTACCCCTGGAACCGAGCAGCCGGTCCAGCTCAAATACTCGCGCACCATTGCCGATCTGCCTGGTCCCAAGCCCAGCCCCTTTTTCGGCAACCTGCTGCAGCTGGATCGCAAGCGCATCCACGTCACCGTGGAAAACTGGATACGCCAGTTCGGCCCGATCTTCCGCTTCAAGATCCTGAATCACAATGTGGTCGTGGTATCCGACTACGCGGTGGTATCCAGCCTGCTGCGCGAAAGGCCGGCAGGCTTCCGCCGCCACCAGGCCGGCGTCACCATCATGAAGGAGCTGAAGATCGACGGCGTGTTCGGCGCGGAAGGCGAGGCCTGGCGCCGCCAGCGCAAACTGGTCATGCGTGGCATGAACGCCGAGGTGGTGCGCAATTTCTTTCCCACCATGGTGAGCATGACCGAGCGCCTGATGCTGCGCTGGAGAACGGCGCTGGAAGCGGGCAAACCGGTCAATGTGCACCGTGACCTGAAGGCGATGTCGCTGGACGTGATCGTGGCCCTGGCCATGGGCTTTGATCTCAACGCCATGGACAGCGACGGCAACCAGCTGCAGCGCGATATCGACGGCCTGTTCATGCGCCTGGGCCAGCGCATGAACGCCATCTTCCCGCATTGGCGCCACGTGCGCCTGCCGCGCGACCGCGATGCCGACGCGTCGGCCGGCCGCATCGAGTTCGCGGTGACGGACTTTATCCAGAAGACGCGCGAACGCATCAAGAACAACCCGCATCTGCGCCAGAAACCGGGCAATATGCTGGAAGCGATGATCGTCGCCAGCGAGGAGGACGGCAATGATTTCACCGACCAGGAATTGATCGGCAACGCCATCACGGCCGTGCTGGGCGGCGAGGACACCACTGCCAACTCCATCGCATGGCTGATCAATAATCTGGTGCAGAATCCCGCCGCCGCCGCCAAGCTGGCAGCTGAAGCCGACGCCGTGCTGGGCGAAAACCGCTTTATCCAGGACTGGGAAATGCTGTCGGAGCTGACTTATCTGGATGCCTCGCATAACGAAAGCCAGCGCCTGAAGTCTGTGGCGCCCGTGTTTGGCCTGGTCAGCAATGAGGATTGCGTGGTGGCCGATACCTTCTTCCCCAAAAATACGGTGGTCTTCGCCTCCGCCGTCGGCGCCAGTTTTGACGAAAACCACTTTCCACAATCCAGCCAGTTCCTGCCGGAGCGCTGGATCTTCGACGAGAAACCGGACGAGGGCAATGATCCCAACCGCAAGCTCTTCCCCTTCGGCGGCGGCACGCGCCTTTGCCCGGGGCGTTTCCTGGCGCTGACGGAAATCCGCATGGTGATCGCCATGCTGATGCGGAACTTCGAGCTGGAGCCCGATCCCAAGGCGCTGCCGGTGAAGGAAGTGATGAACTTCTTCATGGTTCCCAGCGGCGTACCGGTGCGCCTGAAATTGCGCGCCTGA
- a CDS encoding MFS transporter, whose protein sequence is MTSNPAKRDSNAAMPFIMLTVLIDMMSVGLTVPVLAPLMGSFTTSQADQAFWYGVVVVAFAIGNFFASPILGALSDAYGRRPVLLLGFCGLALNFFATGFATALWMLVAVRLVGGAMQANGAVANAYVADITATPEERARRFGMLGAMFGLGFILGPVLGGLLGSIHLQLPFIVAGSLALLNLLYGCFVLPESLPPERRRPFAWSMANPFTSLRALARLDGNGRLVTAFALTTLAQTIGFIIWVIYGNFKFGWGPQESGWSLAAIGVMSVIVQGVLLKGLLKALGSHRLAMAGMFSASVANVLYGLANDGWMFYAVIVANGLGYIVTSTIQSIISSSADARSQGNTMGAVSSVGSLMAVVAPVLGAPLLALISEMPRSDWRMGAPFYFCCLLQASAAAFALWQFRRDRGRVAAPKPAAEAAG, encoded by the coding sequence ATGACAAGCAATCCGGCTAAGCGCGACAGCAATGCCGCCATGCCCTTTATCATGCTGACGGTGCTGATCGACATGATGTCCGTCGGTCTCACCGTGCCCGTGCTGGCCCCTTTGATGGGCAGCTTCACCACCTCGCAGGCTGACCAGGCCTTCTGGTATGGCGTGGTGGTGGTGGCTTTCGCCATCGGGAATTTCTTCGCCTCGCCGATATTGGGCGCGCTGTCCGACGCCTACGGCCGCCGCCCCGTCCTGCTGCTGGGCTTTTGTGGCCTGGCGCTGAACTTCTTTGCCACCGGCTTTGCCACGGCGCTGTGGATGCTGGTGGCCGTGCGCCTGGTCGGCGGCGCCATGCAGGCCAACGGCGCGGTCGCCAATGCTTATGTGGCTGATATCACTGCCACCCCGGAAGAAAGGGCGCGCCGTTTCGGCATGCTGGGCGCGATGTTCGGCCTTGGCTTCATTCTCGGCCCGGTTCTGGGCGGCCTGCTTGGGTCTATCCATCTGCAGCTGCCCTTTATCGTGGCGGGCAGCCTGGCCTTGCTTAATCTGCTGTACGGCTGTTTCGTGCTGCCGGAATCGCTGCCGCCGGAGCGCCGACGCCCGTTCGCCTGGAGCATGGCTAACCCATTCACATCGCTGCGCGCGCTGGCGCGGTTGGATGGCAACGGCCGCCTCGTCACGGCGTTCGCGCTGACCACCCTGGCGCAAACCATCGGCTTCATTATCTGGGTCATTTACGGCAATTTCAAATTCGGCTGGGGGCCACAGGAAAGCGGCTGGTCACTGGCCGCCATCGGCGTGATGTCGGTGATCGTGCAGGGCGTGCTGCTGAAAGGCCTGCTCAAGGCCCTCGGTTCGCACCGCCTTGCGATGGCCGGCATGTTCTCCGCCTCCGTGGCCAATGTGCTGTATGGCCTGGCGAACGATGGCTGGATGTTCTACGCGGTTATCGTGGCGAATGGCCTGGGCTATATCGTCACCTCGACGATCCAGAGTATCATCTCCAGCTCGGCAGACGCGCGCAGCCAAGGCAATACCATGGGCGCGGTCAGTTCCGTCGGCAGCCTGATGGCGGTGGTAGCGCCGGTGCTTGGTGCGCCGCTGCTGGCCCTGATTTCGGAAATGCCGCGCAGCGACTGGCGCATGGGTGCGCCGTTTTACTTCTGCTGTCTGCTGCAGGCCAGCGCGGCGGCTTTCGCGCTGTGGCAGTTCCGGCGCGACAGGGGAAGGGTGGCCGCCCCCAAGCCGGCGGCCGAAGCGGCTGGTTGA
- a CDS encoding 4'-phosphopantetheinyl transferase, giving the protein MLAVETEWKAASAGPQALPGFSGHTRLRLRLAGRDCNVQLLRYDATVFDASAFAAAGIAMPATIQRSVQKRQAEFFFGRLAAAFALEEQGHAAVEVAIGAMREPVFPSAVTGTITHTGTVAGAAVLPVHCCRGLGIDIEQPIAANTIDSVEQLVLGPSERSVLEGLAQLPYPTALALVFSAKESFYKAVARAVGRIFDFSALRLEAIDLPAQRLCFVTQEALCADWPIGSRCEIGFSLLAGGEVLTAFSW; this is encoded by the coding sequence ATGTTAGCTGTTGAAACAGAATGGAAGGCCGCCAGCGCCGGGCCGCAAGCCTTGCCCGGCTTCAGCGGCCATACGCGGCTGCGCTTGCGGCTCGCGGGCCGCGACTGCAATGTGCAGCTGCTGCGCTATGATGCCACCGTCTTTGACGCATCGGCCTTTGCCGCTGCGGGCATCGCCATGCCGGCCACGATACAAAGAAGCGTACAAAAGCGCCAGGCCGAATTCTTTTTCGGCCGTCTTGCCGCCGCTTTTGCTCTAGAGGAGCAAGGCCATGCTGCAGTGGAGGTGGCGATAGGCGCCATGAGGGAACCTGTATTCCCATCCGCGGTGACAGGAACGATCACTCATACCGGAACGGTCGCTGGCGCCGCCGTATTGCCCGTGCACTGCTGCCGGGGTTTGGGCATTGATATCGAGCAGCCGATTGCCGCCAACACCATTGACAGCGTGGAACAGCTGGTGCTCGGCCCGTCCGAACGCAGCGTGCTGGAAGGGCTGGCGCAACTGCCATATCCGACAGCACTGGCCCTGGTCTTTTCCGCCAAGGAGAGCTTTTACAAGGCCGTGGCGCGGGCGGTGGGCCGCATTTTTGATTTTTCCGCCTTGCGCCTGGAAGCCATCGACCTGCCCGCGCAGCGCCTATGCTTTGTGACGCAGGAGGCGCTTTGCGCGGACTGGCCTATCGGCAGCAGATGCGAAATCGGTTTCAGCCTGCTGGCCGGAGGCGAGGTTTTGACTGCCTTCAGCTGGTAG
- a CDS encoding PepSY domain-containing protein — translation MHTKRLLFLLHRWLGVVLCAFFAMWFVSGVVMMYVGYPKLTAAERLQHLPELASDAALLAPQQALARAGVTGPLKELRLAAASAGRPAYFAVPLGAMPAKGAKSAPGSGTVVVDALNGARIAPADEAHAMASAAAYAGPNVGLRYLGTMEEDALTHSRGLDAHRPLHRVQLDDADATLLYVSGRTAEVVRDAPRTERIWNYVGAWIHWLYPFRGNIFDRYWTDIVNWLSIAGIAAALSGTIVGIQRWRLSRTYRSGSRSPYQGFMRWHHISGLLFALIAITWVFSGLMSMNPWRIFDSGAAPLKMEALEGGPLQLTALDAAPAALLSSAGPGTRELRWSRSLGKTVVLAQAAAGRPMLLDSRNAQPFAIDTAALRAAAARILPQPVQSSELLSAYDLYYYSRDAHTMTGGATKPLPVWRIAFADAHESWVYIDPHTGTVVARSDHGKRWSRWLFAMLHSWDWLPLLERRPLWDMVLIVLSLGGALLSVTGVVIGWRRLGIKLRSVRA, via the coding sequence ATGCATACCAAACGCCTGCTGTTCCTGCTCCACCGCTGGCTGGGCGTTGTGCTGTGCGCCTTCTTTGCGATGTGGTTTGTCTCGGGTGTCGTCATGATGTATGTCGGCTATCCGAAACTTACCGCCGCTGAGCGCCTGCAGCATCTGCCCGAGCTGGCGTCCGATGCCGCGCTGCTGGCGCCGCAGCAGGCGCTGGCCCGCGCCGGGGTGACGGGGCCGCTGAAGGAATTGCGCCTGGCCGCCGCCAGCGCCGGACGGCCCGCCTACTTTGCGGTGCCGCTTGGCGCAATGCCGGCCAAGGGCGCGAAGTCCGCGCCGGGCAGCGGCACTGTCGTGGTGGATGCGTTGAATGGCGCGCGCATCGCGCCGGCGGACGAGGCGCATGCCATGGCCAGCGCAGCCGCCTACGCCGGTCCCAACGTTGGCTTGCGCTATCTCGGCACGATGGAGGAGGACGCGCTCACCCATTCGCGCGGCCTGGATGCGCACCGGCCGTTGCATCGCGTGCAACTGGACGATGCCGATGCCACCTTGCTATACGTGTCGGGCCGTACCGCCGAAGTGGTGCGCGATGCGCCACGCACCGAAAGGATATGGAACTACGTCGGCGCATGGATACATTGGCTGTATCCGTTTCGCGGCAATATCTTCGACCGCTACTGGACCGATATCGTCAACTGGCTGTCGATCGCCGGCATCGCCGCGGCATTGAGCGGCACCATCGTCGGCATCCAGCGCTGGCGTCTCTCGCGCACCTACCGCAGCGGTTCGCGCTCGCCCTACCAGGGCTTCATGCGCTGGCACCATATCAGCGGCCTGCTGTTCGCCTTGATCGCCATTACCTGGGTTTTCAGCGGCCTGATGTCGATGAATCCCTGGCGGATTTTCGACAGCGGCGCGGCGCCGCTGAAAATGGAGGCGCTGGAAGGCGGTCCGCTGCAGCTTACCGCCCTCGATGCGGCGCCTGCGGCGCTGCTGTCCTCCGCAGGCCCCGGCACGCGGGAGTTGCGCTGGTCCCGTTCCCTGGGCAAGACCGTGGTTCTGGCCCAAGCCGCCGCTGGGCGGCCCATGCTGCTGGACAGCCGGAACGCGCAGCCCTTCGCCATCGACACCGCCGCTCTACGCGCAGCCGCGGCCCGTATTTTGCCGCAGCCGGTGCAAAGCAGCGAACTTCTAAGCGCCTATGACCTGTATTACTACAGCCGCGACGCTCACACCATGACGGGCGGCGCTACGAAACCGCTGCCGGTCTGGCGCATCGCCTTCGCGGATGCCCATGAAAGCTGGGTCTATATCGATCCCCACACCGGCACGGTGGTGGCGCGCAGCGACCATGGCAAGCGCTGGAGCCGCTGGCTGTTCGCCATGCTGCATAGCTGGGATTGGCTACCATTGCTGGAACGTCGTCCGCTGTGGGATATGGTGCTGATCGTGCTAAGCCTGGGCGGCGCACTGCTCAGCGTGACCGGCGTCGTCATCGGCTGGCGGCGGCTTGGTATAAAACTGAGGAGCGTCCGGGCCTGA
- a CDS encoding TonB-dependent receptor translates to MSFASRDGASARRHTVFPRLRALPYAIACAFIALPVHAETDATLPTVEVTAAALRSGGVLDLDTTSSTGSRLGLTLRETPASVTLVDRALIEERGAQDTQEILRAIPGVTAHNAPGNIGVSYRGFGSGSISQLFNGINVQYAIAARPVDSWIYDRVEAIGGPSSFLFGSGAVGGSINYITKVAERGEFGEAQLRLGGQGLKEGSFGLNRRVAGDGSGQADHHARIDVNHREADSRIEGVNSKSTQLAVSLRSDFGARFNHILAYEFQDEDVARPYWGTPLLNPIAGTAHVDEGTRFKNYNSTDGVYSQRVHWLRSIASWRASDALQFTNTLYAYDALRDYRNVESYRFNPANTAVIRSSTLLQRHDQRVVGDRLDGTYKGTLGGHRSDWAFGLDISVNKQTRFPNSLSTTVSTVDPYNFVTERFFDIPGMSPGFRPDRNNRVKTSAAYLENRTTLVPSLNLVTALRHERIELELSNRREITAANPASFERSYNPTTGRVGLVWDVAPGATAYAQYATAADPPSGVLSTASFADVRNNSELTSGRQGEIGTKLDFWQGKGSATLAAYSITRKNISTQDPNNSTLTVLVGEQSAKGVELALGLQPTKEVSIQANITHVSAEYENYRQGGVSLAGKTPTNTPETVANLWLSYSFTPALKANVGVRHVGAVYADAANTIKWPSYTLVDLGLSYQIQRNVSLVARLRNAGDKVHALNMTSTMAYLGAPRTADVALRFAF, encoded by the coding sequence ATGTCATTCGCATCCCGTGACGGCGCCAGCGCGCGCCGCCATACCGTATTCCCACGCCTGCGCGCCCTGCCCTATGCAATCGCCTGCGCCTTCATCGCCCTGCCCGTCCACGCCGAGACAGACGCCACCCTGCCAACGGTGGAAGTGACCGCCGCGGCGCTGCGCAGCGGCGGCGTGCTCGATCTCGACACCACGTCCAGCACCGGCAGCCGCCTTGGTCTGACGCTGCGCGAGACCCCGGCCAGCGTGACGCTGGTGGACCGCGCCCTGATCGAGGAACGCGGCGCCCAGGATACACAGGAAATCCTGCGCGCCATTCCCGGCGTGACCGCGCACAATGCGCCCGGCAATATCGGCGTCAGCTACCGCGGCTTCGGCAGCGGTTCGATCAGCCAGCTGTTCAACGGCATCAATGTGCAGTACGCAATCGCCGCGCGGCCGGTGGACAGCTGGATCTATGACCGGGTGGAAGCTATCGGCGGCCCATCGAGCTTCCTGTTCGGTTCCGGCGCGGTGGGCGGCTCCATCAATTACATCACCAAGGTCGCCGAGCGCGGCGAATTCGGCGAGGCGCAGCTGCGCCTGGGCGGCCAAGGCCTGAAGGAAGGCTCCTTCGGCTTGAACCGGCGCGTGGCCGGCGACGGCAGCGGCCAGGCCGACCATCATGCCCGCATCGATGTCAACCACCGCGAGGCCGACAGCCGCATCGAAGGCGTCAACAGCAAGTCAACCCAGCTTGCCGTATCGCTGCGCTCCGACTTCGGCGCGCGCTTCAACCACATCCTGGCGTATGAATTCCAGGACGAGGACGTGGCGCGGCCTTACTGGGGCACACCGCTGCTGAATCCCATCGCCGGCACGGCACACGTGGACGAGGGCACGCGCTTCAAGAACTATAACAGCACCGACGGCGTGTACTCCCAGCGCGTTCACTGGCTGCGCTCCATTGCCAGCTGGCGCGCCAGCGATGCGCTGCAGTTCACCAACACCCTGTATGCCTACGATGCGCTGCGCGATTACCGCAACGTGGAGAGCTACCGCTTCAACCCAGCCAATACGGCGGTGATCCGCTCCAGCACCCTGCTGCAGCGCCACGACCAGCGCGTGGTCGGCGACCGTCTCGACGGCACTTACAAAGGCACGCTCGGCGGCCACCGCAGCGACTGGGCCTTTGGCCTGGACATCAGCGTCAACAAGCAGACGCGCTTCCCGAACAGCCTGTCCACCACGGTCAGTACGGTCGATCCCTATAACTTCGTCACCGAACGCTTTTTCGATATTCCCGGCATGTCGCCTGGTTTCCGCCCAGACCGCAACAACCGCGTGAAAACCAGCGCCGCTTACCTGGAAAACCGCACCACGCTGGTCCCATCGCTCAATCTGGTCACGGCGCTGCGCCATGAACGCATTGAGCTGGAACTAAGCAACCGCCGCGAAATCACGGCCGCCAATCCGGCCAGCTTCGAGCGCAGCTACAACCCGACCACCGGACGCGTCGGCCTGGTGTGGGATGTGGCGCCTGGTGCCACCGCCTACGCCCAGTATGCGACGGCGGCCGATCCGCCATCCGGCGTGCTGTCCACCGCCTCGTTTGCGGACGTGCGCAACAACAGCGAACTGACATCGGGCCGCCAGGGCGAGATCGGCACCAAGCTGGACTTCTGGCAAGGCAAAGGCTCCGCGACATTGGCTGCGTACAGCATCACGCGCAAGAACATTTCAACGCAAGACCCGAACAACAGCACGCTCACGGTGCTGGTCGGCGAACAGTCGGCCAAGGGCGTGGAACTGGCGCTGGGATTGCAGCCAACGAAGGAGGTATCGATCCAGGCCAACATCACCCACGTCAGCGCGGAATACGAGAACTACCGCCAGGGCGGCGTTTCACTGGCAGGCAAGACACCGACCAACACGCCGGAAACGGTGGCGAACCTCTGGCTGTCGTACTCCTTCACGCCGGCGCTGAAAGCCAACGTGGGCGTGCGCCACGTCGGCGCGGTCTATGCGGATGCGGCGAACACGATCAAATGGCCGTCCTATACCCTGGTCGATCTGGGCCTCAGCTACCAGATCCAGCGTAATGTCTCGCTGGTCGCGCGTCTGCGCAATGCCGGCGACAAGGTGCATGCGCTGAACATGACGTCCACCATGGCTTATCTCGGCGCGCCGCGCACGGCTGACGTCGCGCTGCGCTTTGCCTTCTGA
- a CDS encoding DUF2946 family protein, with protein sequence MRRNTFSIASWVALCALLLAVLTPTLSQVFAREARFITATICSASNAGRMQKIFATEEAPAQEHAAVLDHCPFCHMGASLAALPTSAYELPILLSSSLRPSLFYQSSVPLFAWNAAKPRGPPQA encoded by the coding sequence ATGAGGCGCAATACATTTTCGATCGCATCATGGGTGGCTTTGTGCGCCCTGCTGCTGGCCGTATTGACGCCGACGCTGTCGCAGGTCTTCGCCCGCGAAGCGCGTTTCATCACCGCGACCATCTGCTCGGCAAGCAATGCCGGAAGAATGCAGAAAATCTTCGCTACCGAAGAGGCGCCAGCACAGGAGCATGCCGCAGTGCTGGACCATTGCCCCTTCTGCCATATGGGCGCCTCGCTGGCGGCCCTGCCAACCAGCGCATACGAACTGCCTATCCTCCTGTCTTCCTCGCTGCGCCCATCGTTGTTCTATCAATCGTCCGTTCCGCTGTTTGCATGGAACGCGGCAAAACCTCGCGGCCCGCCCCAGGCCTGA
- a CDS encoding ferritin-like domain-containing protein, with protein MAAPQDLRIRALQCLVETDPARKAAAVAALASDVRAGLCTLDTQAELVAASGIPGRPLKPELVPPRLVGRRSMATLEGRAMLVHALAHIEFNAVNLALDAVWRFAGMPAQYYSDWLRVADEEALHFSLLDAHLRALGCHYGEYPAHGSLWEMVEKTSGDVLARMALVPRTMEARGLDANPALRAKLAQAGDQDAANILDIILRDEIGHVEVGNRWYGYLCRQRSLEPRATYAELTVQYKAPVMRGPFNLEARRQAGFTEEELDDLCYSVGRISNPPEE; from the coding sequence ATGGCAGCACCGCAGGATTTGCGCATACGCGCTTTGCAATGTCTGGTCGAAACCGACCCGGCACGGAAAGCCGCGGCGGTGGCGGCCCTGGCCAGCGATGTGCGGGCTGGCCTGTGCACGCTGGATACACAGGCGGAACTGGTGGCGGCAAGCGGCATTCCGGGCCGGCCGCTCAAGCCCGAGCTGGTACCACCACGCCTGGTCGGGCGGCGCTCGATGGCGACGCTGGAAGGCCGCGCCATGCTGGTTCACGCCTTGGCCCATATCGAATTCAACGCTGTCAACCTGGCGCTGGATGCGGTCTGGCGCTTTGCCGGCATGCCCGCCCAGTACTACAGCGACTGGCTGCGCGTGGCGGATGAGGAAGCCCTGCATTTCTCGCTGCTTGACGCTCATCTGCGCGCGCTGGGCTGCCATTATGGCGAATATCCGGCCCATGGCAGTCTGTGGGAGATGGTGGAAAAGACCAGCGGCGATGTGCTGGCGCGCATGGCGCTCGTGCCGCGCACGATGGAGGCGCGTGGACTCGACGCCAACCCCGCCCTGCGTGCCAAGCTGGCCCAGGCCGGCGACCAGGACGCCGCCAATATCCTCGACATCATCCTGCGCGACGAAATCGGTCATGTGGAAGTCGGCAACCGCTGGTACGGCTATCTATGCCGCCAGCGCAGCCTGGAACCGCGCGCCACCTACGCTGAACTGACGGTGCAATACAAGGCGCCGGTCATGCGCGGCCCCTTCAACCTGGAGGCGCGGCGCCAGGCCGGCTTTACCGAGGAGGAGCTGGACGACCTGTGCTACTCGGTGGGCCGGATCTCGAATCCGCCGGAAGAATAG
- a CDS encoding acylphosphatase, producing MSKRILVEGLVQGVGYRYAFSEQARRLGLRGWVRNRRDGSVEACVDGDAASVDAIVRWAQSGPPAARVSKVGVSDDAPLAYSSGGFEIRPTE from the coding sequence ATGAGCAAACGCATACTTGTTGAAGGCCTGGTGCAGGGCGTGGGCTACCGCTACGCCTTCTCGGAACAGGCCCGTAGACTGGGCCTGAGGGGTTGGGTGCGCAACCGGCGCGACGGCTCGGTGGAAGCCTGCGTCGATGGCGACGCGGCCAGCGTGGACGCCATTGTGCGCTGGGCGCAATCGGGTCCGCCCGCTGCGCGCGTCAGCAAGGTCGGCGTCAGCGACGATGCGCCGCTGGCCTATTCTTCCGGCGGATTCGAGATCCGGCCCACCGAGTAG